One segment of Primulina tabacum isolate GXHZ01 chromosome 6, ASM2559414v2, whole genome shotgun sequence DNA contains the following:
- the LOC142550233 gene encoding uncharacterized protein LOC142550233 has translation MTVFSVVDTPSSYNIILGRPALNEMRAVVSTYHQKIKFSVRGRVGEVRGDQPSSRRCYGETVRVDQKRVRREDKGKKVSQAEEVAKEREVHFVAEEEQEAVEVEPGKHIRMARDINASTRVNLLNCLKANINVFAWSQQDLVGISPQVAEHKLNIIPGSRPVKQKKRHFGPQKDKVIEEHVGELLRAGHIREVQFSTWLSKVVLVPKVTGKLRMCVDFWELNKICPKYCYSLPRIKMK, from the coding sequence ATGACGGTCTTTTCAGTGGTGGATACCCCATCCTCATACAATATTATCCTTGGGAGGCCAGCTTTGAATGAGATGAGAGCTGTGGTCTCCACTTATCatcagaaaattaaattttcagtgCGAGGACGAGTCGGGGAAGTCAGGGGAGATCAGCCCTCCTCCCGGAGGTGTTATGGGGAAACTGTCCGGGTGGATCAAAAAAGGGTAAGGAGGGAGGACAAGGGGAAGAAAGTAAGTCAAGCAGAGGAGGTGGCCAAGGAAAGGGAGGTGCATTTTGTTGCGGAGGAAGAACAAGAAGCGGTGGAGGTGGAGCCAGGGAAACACATCCGGATGGCCCGAGACATTAATGCTTCCACCCGGGTAAATCTCTTAAACTGTTTAAAAGCTAACATCAATGTTTTCGCTTGGTCTCAACAGGACTTAGTCGGGATCTCTCCTCAAGTGGCTGAGCATAAATTGAACATTATCCCGGGATCCCGACCTGTGAAGCAGAAGAAAAGGCATTTCGGCCCCCAGAAAGATAAAGTCATTGAGGAACATGTGGGAGAGCTGTTGCGGGCCGGCCACATTCGGGAGGTACAATTTTCTACTTGGCTCTCAAAAGTGGTCCTTGTTCCAAAAGTCACCGGAAAATTGAGGATGTGCGTAGATTTCTGGGAACTAAATAAAATTTGTCCCAAATATTGTTACTCACTTCCTCGGATCAAGATGAAATAA